The Pseudomonas parafulva genome window below encodes:
- a CDS encoding DUF4136 domain-containing protein encodes MLRRLVVLSFVLLVAACASNNVTQDFDASRDFAAYRSWAWQEPALQYRPDDPRIKSDLTEQRIRQAVADQLDQRGLRPVQGNARADVKVRAYLIVEDRQQQVTTNYGGGWGGYWGGYWGGPVYNETRSVDYKVATIQVDLLDGRDGKLVWRGSAEQVMNSYPPSPQERNAAIQKTVAQVMGNYPPR; translated from the coding sequence ATGCTGCGCCGTCTCGTCGTACTGTCATTCGTGCTGTTGGTCGCGGCCTGCGCGAGCAACAACGTCACCCAGGATTTCGATGCCAGCCGCGACTTCGCGGCCTACCGCAGTTGGGCCTGGCAGGAGCCGGCGCTGCAATACCGCCCGGATGACCCCAGGATCAAGAGCGACCTGACCGAACAGCGCATTCGCCAGGCCGTGGCCGACCAGCTCGACCAGCGTGGCCTGCGGCCCGTGCAGGGCAACGCGCGGGCGGACGTGAAGGTGCGCGCGTACCTGATCGTCGAAGACCGCCAGCAGCAAGTCACCACCAACTATGGCGGCGGCTGGGGCGGCTATTGGGGAGGCTACTGGGGCGGACCGGTGTACAACGAAACCCGCAGCGTCGACTACAAGGTGGCGACCATCCAGGTCGACCTGCTCGACGGGCGCGACGGCAAGCTGGTGTGGCGCGGCAGTGCCGAACAGGTGATGAACAGCTACCCGCCGAGCCCGCAGGAACGCAACGCGGCGATCCAGAAAACCGTGGCGCAAGTCATGGGCAACTACCCACCGCGCTGA
- a CDS encoding DUF4136 domain-containing protein, with translation MPYRPLCLALLTLALVGCQGSNPYVASSLPMPPAPPQAANTFDASAYPAAPRDYGRYQSWSWRNGQLPSGMANADPAQLADAISGVLDQHGLRPARGGPGDLLVSANVRLEKRLRQVRDYDYDPYPYGPYGGVGYGGYRNGYGAYGSVPIVRTYQVDVTVVRIDLFDARNGQAVWSASAESGSDQGSPREREDALREAVRKALSGYPPR, from the coding sequence ATGCCGTACCGTCCGTTGTGTCTGGCCCTGCTGACCCTGGCCCTTGTCGGTTGCCAGGGCAGTAATCCGTATGTCGCCAGCTCGCTGCCCATGCCGCCGGCACCACCCCAGGCAGCCAACACCTTCGACGCCAGCGCTTACCCGGCGGCGCCGCGCGACTACGGCCGCTACCAGAGTTGGAGCTGGCGCAACGGCCAGTTGCCCAGCGGCATGGCCAACGCCGATCCTGCGCAATTGGCCGACGCCATCAGCGGTGTGCTCGACCAGCACGGTCTGCGTCCGGCTCGCGGCGGACCCGGCGACCTGCTGGTCAGTGCCAACGTGCGTCTGGAAAAGCGCCTGCGCCAGGTCCGCGACTATGATTACGACCCCTACCCTTACGGCCCCTACGGCGGCGTCGGCTATGGCGGCTACCGCAACGGCTATGGCGCCTACGGCAGCGTACCGATCGTGCGCACTTACCAAGTGGACGTGACGGTAGTGCGCATTGACCTGTTCGATGCCCGCAACGGCCAGGCGGTGTGGAGCGCCAGCGCTGAAAGCGGCAGCGACCAGGGCTCGCCCCGCGAACGTGAAGACGCCCTGCGCGAGGCCGTGCGCAAGGCCCTCAGCGGCTATCCTCCCCGTTAA
- a CDS encoding methyltransferase domain-containing protein translates to MNDRHFDELASRFAEKIYGGAKGAIRLAVLQADLAERLPERPLRILDVGAGLGHMALWLAQRGHSLTLAEPAAPMLDGARERFAEAGQRATFIQAPWQDLLGQLTEPFDVVLCHAVLEWLAEPHSILPVLHQLTAPGGWLSLAFYNRDALVYRNLLKGHFRKLRSDRLAGEKQSLTPQMPVDPRELRAQLEPLWQVESESGIRVFHDYMPKEFQEKAELLDLLEMELAHRRHPSFAGLGRYLHWTCRPR, encoded by the coding sequence ATGAACGACCGTCATTTCGATGAGCTGGCCAGCCGTTTCGCCGAGAAGATCTATGGCGGCGCCAAGGGCGCCATTCGCCTGGCGGTGTTGCAGGCCGACCTGGCCGAGCGCTTGCCCGAGCGCCCGCTGCGCATCCTCGATGTCGGCGCCGGCCTCGGGCACATGGCATTGTGGCTGGCCCAACGCGGGCACTCGTTGACCCTCGCCGAGCCCGCTGCGCCGATGCTCGACGGCGCCCGTGAACGCTTCGCCGAGGCGGGCCAGCGTGCCACGTTCATCCAGGCGCCCTGGCAGGACCTGCTCGGCCAACTCACCGAGCCGTTCGACGTGGTGCTGTGCCATGCGGTGCTCGAATGGCTGGCAGAGCCCCACAGTATCCTGCCTGTACTGCACCAGTTGACCGCGCCCGGCGGCTGGTTGTCGCTGGCCTTCTACAACCGCGATGCGCTGGTCTACCGCAACCTGCTCAAGGGGCACTTCCGCAAGCTGCGCAGCGACCGCCTGGCCGGCGAAAAGCAGAGCCTGACGCCGCAGATGCCCGTCGATCCCCGTGAGTTGCGCGCGCAACTCGAACCGTTGTGGCAGGTCGAAAGCGAAAGTGGCATCCGGGTGTTCCACGACTACATGCCCAAGGAGTTCCAGGAAAAGGCCGAGCTGCTCGACCTGTTGGAAATGGAACTGGCCCACCGTCGTCATCCGAGCTTCGCCGGCCTTGGCCGTTACCTGCACTGGACCTGTCGCCCACGCTGA
- a CDS encoding MazG-like family protein: protein MNLQELTERLHRIRDNNDWRGFHSPKNLAMAASVEMAELVEIFQWLSEAQSRQLSPGQLAHAGQEVGDVVLYLLLLCSELGLDMDAVVRAKLADSERRFAP, encoded by the coding sequence ATGAATCTGCAAGAACTGACCGAGCGCCTGCACCGGATCCGCGACAACAACGACTGGCGCGGTTTCCACAGCCCGAAGAACCTGGCCATGGCCGCCAGCGTGGAGATGGCCGAGCTGGTGGAAATCTTCCAGTGGCTGAGCGAAGCGCAATCGCGCCAACTGTCCCCCGGGCAGCTCGCCCACGCCGGCCAGGAGGTCGGCGACGTGGTGCTGTACCTGCTGTTGCTGTGCAGCGAACTGGGGCTGGACATGGACGCGGTGGTGCGGGCCAAGCTCGCCGACAGCGAACGGCGCTTCGCCCCATGA
- a CDS encoding MaoC family dehydratase, translating into MKRSWLDLHSPEARSRLYLRALGKRKITGTRLPERGLRCFLRIDPRNLQAYRRLCHFSDDRRLPATYPHVMAFTLQLQLLTAADFPFPLLGLVHLHNDIEVLRPLGGLEGLRFAVHADNLQAHAKGGTFDLVTEAHDGLGVLWRETSRMLVRGLKLDGVVHEPAGEPSLAGLTDVTRWYADRDIGRRYAKVCGDYNPIHLSAASARLFGFPKAIAHGMWSKAMALAALRGHLPVAGYGFVVDFHKPVRLPSEVSLSASQAAPDGRLALTGHGELLHMTGAWRAL; encoded by the coding sequence ATGAAGCGATCCTGGCTCGACCTGCACAGCCCCGAGGCTCGCAGCCGCCTCTATCTGAGGGCACTGGGCAAGCGCAAGATCACCGGCACGCGCCTGCCCGAACGCGGCCTGCGCTGTTTTCTGCGCATCGACCCGCGCAACCTTCAGGCCTATCGGCGGCTGTGCCATTTCAGCGATGACCGCCGGCTGCCGGCCACTTACCCGCATGTCATGGCCTTCACCCTGCAATTGCAACTGCTCACCGCCGCAGACTTTCCGTTTCCGCTGCTGGGGCTGGTGCACCTGCACAACGACATCGAAGTGCTGCGCCCCCTGGGCGGTCTCGAAGGCCTGCGTTTCGCGGTACACGCCGACAACCTGCAGGCCCATGCCAAGGGCGGCACCTTCGACCTGGTCACCGAGGCCCACGATGGCCTCGGCGTGCTCTGGCGCGAAACCAGTCGCATGCTGGTCAGGGGCCTGAAGCTCGACGGCGTGGTGCACGAGCCGGCGGGCGAGCCATCGCTGGCGGGCCTGACGGACGTCACGCGCTGGTACGCCGACCGCGACATCGGCCGGCGCTATGCCAAGGTCTGCGGCGACTACAACCCCATTCACCTGAGCGCTGCCAGCGCCCGGCTGTTCGGTTTCCCCAAGGCGATCGCCCACGGCATGTGGAGCAAGGCCATGGCCCTGGCCGCCCTGCGCGGGCATCTGCCGGTGGCCGGCTACGGTTTCGTCGTGGACTTCCACAAGCCGGTGCGCTTGCCTTCGGAAGTGTCCCTGAGCGCCAGCCAGGCGGCGCCAGACGGACGGCTGGCGCTGACCGGCCACGGCGAACTGCTGCACATGACCGGGGCCTGGCGAGCGCTGTAG
- a CDS encoding 3-oxoacyl-ACP reductase encodes MSDRYIGFANSTLGRRLVDALGLPRPAALERWQAGRLRPIEGALVLGGGPLARRVEALAPALTDECYHFEGVDLQSPAWVAGLGPKIKAVVFDASHLSDSDTLGQLRAFFQPLLRSLAPCAKVVILGRAPEQLDDPLARVAQRALEGFSRSLAKELRNGGTAQLLYVGAAADDQLEGALRFFLSPKSAFVSGQVLRLEACARQVQDWTRPLAGKRALVTGAARGIGAAIAETLARDGAEVILLDVPPAQKDLDALAARIGAQALALDICASDAASQLQQALPDGLDILVHNAGITRDKTLANMTPDYWDAVMAVNLKAPQQLTQALLDGGQLHDDARIVLLASVSGIAGNRGQANYAASKAGLIGLAQAWAAPLGERGISINAVAPGFIETHMTAAMPMGLREAGRRLSSLGQGGRPQDVAEAVAWLAQPGTGAVSGQYLRVCGQALIGA; translated from the coding sequence ATGAGCGATCGCTATATCGGCTTCGCCAACTCCACGCTCGGCCGCCGCCTGGTCGATGCCCTTGGCCTACCCCGCCCGGCTGCACTGGAACGCTGGCAGGCCGGACGCCTGCGGCCCATCGAGGGCGCCCTGGTACTCGGCGGAGGCCCCTTGGCGCGGCGCGTCGAGGCCCTGGCCCCGGCACTCACCGACGAGTGCTACCACTTCGAAGGTGTTGATCTGCAATCCCCCGCCTGGGTCGCTGGTCTGGGGCCGAAGATCAAGGCGGTGGTGTTCGATGCCAGTCATCTGTCCGACAGCGATACGCTCGGGCAGTTGCGCGCGTTCTTTCAACCGCTGCTGCGCAGCCTCGCCCCGTGCGCCAAGGTGGTGATTCTCGGGCGCGCCCCGGAGCAGCTCGACGACCCGCTGGCGCGTGTGGCCCAGCGCGCCCTGGAAGGGTTCAGTCGCTCGCTGGCCAAGGAGTTGCGCAATGGCGGCACGGCACAGTTGCTGTACGTGGGCGCTGCGGCCGACGATCAGCTCGAAGGCGCGCTGCGCTTCTTCCTGTCGCCCAAGAGCGCCTTCGTTTCCGGCCAGGTCCTGCGCCTGGAGGCCTGCGCCCGCCAGGTGCAGGACTGGACGCGACCGCTGGCGGGCAAGCGCGCGCTGGTCACCGGCGCGGCACGCGGCATCGGTGCTGCCATTGCCGAGACCCTGGCCCGCGACGGTGCCGAGGTGATCCTGCTGGACGTGCCGCCGGCACAGAAAGACCTCGACGCCCTGGCCGCGCGCATCGGCGCGCAGGCGCTGGCCCTGGACATCTGTGCCAGCGACGCCGCGTCGCAGTTGCAGCAGGCCCTGCCCGACGGCCTGGACATCCTGGTGCACAACGCCGGCATCACCCGCGACAAGACCCTGGCCAACATGACCCCCGACTACTGGGATGCGGTCATGGCCGTCAACCTCAAGGCCCCGCAGCAATTGACCCAGGCATTGCTCGACGGCGGCCAGTTGCACGACGATGCGCGCATCGTGCTGCTGGCCTCGGTCAGCGGCATCGCGGGCAATCGCGGCCAGGCCAACTATGCGGCGAGCAAGGCCGGCCTGATCGGCCTGGCCCAGGCCTGGGCCGCGCCCCTGGGCGAGCGCGGCATCAGCATCAACGCGGTGGCGCCCGGCTTCATCGAGACGCACATGACCGCCGCCATGCCCATGGGCCTGCGCGAGGCCGGCCGCAGGCTGAGTTCGCTCGGCCAGGGTGGCCGCCCGCAGGACGTTGCCGAGGCTGTCGCCTGGCTGGCGCAGCCGGGCACCGGCGCGGTCAGTGGCCAGTACCTGCGGGTCTGCGGCCAAGCCTTGATAGGAGCGTGA
- a CDS encoding acetyl-CoA C-acetyltransferase produces the protein MQSPRRVAILGGNRIPFARSNGAYATASNQAMLTATLEGLVERYRLHGLRLGEVVAGAVLKHSRDLSLTRECVLGSRLSPQTPAYDIQQACGTGLEAALLVANKIALGQIDSAIAGGVDTTSDAPIAINEGLRRVLLEANRGRQLSERLKPFLKLRPSFLKPEFPRNGEPRTGLSMGEHCERMAQTWQIERAEQDALALLSHQHLAEAYDQGWHDDLLTPYLGLTRDNNLRPGLTAEQLAKLKPVFDKGPKGTLTAGNSTPLTDGASLVLLGSEAWAEQQGLSVLAYLVDGEAAAVDFVKGREGLLMAPVHAVPRLLARNGLSLQDFDYYEIHEAFAAQVLCTLKAWEDERYCREVLGLDAALGAIDRSRLNVKGSSLAAGHPFAATGGRILANMAKLLAKAGKGRGLISICAASGQGVTAIVER, from the coding sequence ATGCAGTCACCTCGTCGCGTTGCGATCCTGGGCGGCAACCGTATTCCGTTCGCCCGCTCCAACGGCGCCTACGCCACCGCCAGCAATCAGGCGATGCTCACTGCGACGCTGGAAGGTCTGGTGGAGCGCTATCGGCTGCACGGGCTGCGCTTGGGCGAAGTGGTGGCCGGCGCGGTGCTCAAGCACTCGCGCGACCTGAGCCTGACCCGCGAATGCGTGCTCGGCTCGCGGCTGTCGCCGCAGACCCCCGCCTACGACATCCAGCAGGCCTGTGGCACGGGGCTGGAGGCTGCGCTGCTGGTGGCGAACAAGATCGCCCTCGGGCAGATCGACAGCGCCATCGCCGGCGGCGTGGACACCACCTCCGATGCACCGATCGCGATCAACGAGGGGCTGCGCCGGGTGCTGCTGGAGGCCAACCGCGGTCGGCAACTGAGCGAACGTCTGAAGCCGTTTCTCAAGCTGCGGCCGAGCTTTCTCAAGCCCGAGTTCCCGCGCAATGGCGAGCCGCGCACCGGGCTGTCGATGGGCGAGCACTGCGAGCGCATGGCGCAGACCTGGCAGATCGAGCGCGCCGAGCAGGACGCACTGGCGCTGCTCAGTCACCAGCACCTGGCCGAGGCCTATGACCAGGGTTGGCACGATGACCTGCTCACGCCCTACCTGGGTCTGACCCGCGACAACAACCTGCGGCCAGGCCTCACCGCCGAGCAGTTGGCCAAGCTCAAGCCGGTGTTCGACAAAGGCCCCAAGGGCACCCTGACCGCTGGCAACTCCACCCCGCTCACCGATGGCGCCTCGCTGGTGCTGCTGGGCAGCGAGGCCTGGGCCGAGCAGCAGGGATTGTCGGTGCTGGCCTATCTGGTGGACGGCGAGGCGGCCGCCGTGGACTTCGTCAAAGGTCGCGAAGGTCTGCTCATGGCGCCGGTGCATGCGGTGCCACGCCTGTTGGCGCGCAATGGCCTGAGCTTGCAGGACTTCGACTACTACGAAATCCACGAAGCCTTCGCCGCCCAGGTGCTGTGCACCCTCAAGGCCTGGGAGGACGAGCGCTACTGTCGCGAGGTGCTGGGGCTCGACGCGGCGCTGGGCGCCATCGACCGCAGCCGGCTCAATGTCAAGGGCAGCTCGCTGGCTGCCGGTCATCCGTTCGCCGCCACCGGTGGGCGGATTCTGGCGAACATGGCCAAGTTGCTGGCCAAGGCCGGCAAGGGTCGCGGACTGATCTCGATCTGCGCTGCGAGCGGGCAGGGGGTGACGGCGATCGTCGAGCGCTGA
- a CDS encoding AraC family transcriptional regulator, with protein MPTPGPLTAPRAIPTLQRLPRPLYARAESLGAGSWTPRHQHDWAQFSYAISGVLGVYTSDGSYFAPPQWGVWIPAGLEHEVVTSMQAEMRSLYVRRDACTWGADACQVVEVTPLARELIKQFCQLPAAYPEGDTAEARLVAVLLDQLQTLPHVGFSLPLPRHPGLLALCNALIAAPDRAQTLQQWALQLECSDKTLMRLFQRETGLSFRNWRQRMRLLSSLALLEAGHSVTEAALGCGYDSTSAYIAAFKQLFGATPGELRL; from the coding sequence ATGCCGACCCCAGGTCCCCTCACTGCCCCCCGTGCCATCCCCACGCTGCAGCGCTTGCCGCGGCCGCTGTACGCCCGCGCCGAAAGCCTCGGCGCAGGCTCCTGGACCCCGCGCCATCAGCATGACTGGGCGCAGTTCTCCTACGCCATCAGTGGCGTGCTGGGCGTCTACACCAGCGATGGCAGCTACTTTGCTCCGCCGCAGTGGGGGGTGTGGATTCCGGCGGGGCTGGAGCACGAGGTGGTGACCTCGATGCAGGCGGAAATGCGCAGCCTTTATGTGCGTCGCGATGCCTGCACCTGGGGCGCCGATGCCTGCCAGGTGGTGGAGGTGACGCCCCTGGCGCGCGAGCTGATCAAGCAATTCTGCCAACTGCCGGCGGCCTACCCGGAAGGCGACACGGCCGAGGCCCGCCTGGTGGCGGTGCTGCTCGACCAGTTGCAGACGCTGCCGCACGTCGGCTTCTCGTTGCCGCTGCCGCGCCATCCCGGCCTGCTGGCGCTGTGCAATGCGCTGATCGCCGCGCCTGATCGCGCGCAGACCCTGCAGCAGTGGGCGCTGCAACTGGAGTGCTCGGACAAGACGCTCATGCGCCTGTTCCAGCGCGAGACCGGCTTGAGTTTTCGCAACTGGCGCCAGCGCATGCGTCTGCTGTCGTCGCTGGCGCTGCTCGAAGCCGGGCACAGCGTCACCGAGGCGGCGCTGGGCTGTGGCTACGACTCCACCTCGGCCTACATTGCCGCCTTCAAGCAGTTGTTCGGTGCCACGCCAGGCGAACTGCGCCTCTGA
- a CDS encoding methyl-accepting chemotaxis protein, whose amino-acid sequence MAEAAGRQREAVDMVSTAFHEMVATANEVARSCSQAAQSADSGQQQARQGQQQIDAAVQSVDRLSHEIEQSAQSMQQLERDSNSIQSILGTIRSIAEQTNLLALNAAIEAARAGEQGRGFAVVADEVRALAKRTADSTAEIDGLLGNLASRTAQVAAQMHASLDVSQQSVSRIGEARDSFGQIRESVDVIRDMNTQIATAAEEQHQVAEDINRHISQIHGDAQLVAELAQAARQDSQSLEGLSSELDALVRRFKT is encoded by the coding sequence ATGGCTGAGGCGGCCGGGCGCCAGCGCGAAGCGGTGGACATGGTCTCCACGGCCTTCCACGAAATGGTCGCCACCGCCAACGAAGTGGCGCGTTCGTGCAGCCAGGCCGCGCAATCGGCCGACAGCGGCCAGCAGCAGGCGCGCCAGGGTCAGCAGCAGATCGACGCGGCGGTGCAGAGCGTCGATCGCCTGAGCCATGAGATCGAACAGTCTGCCCAGTCGATGCAGCAACTGGAGCGTGACAGCAATTCGATCCAGTCGATTCTGGGCACCATCCGCTCGATCGCCGAGCAGACCAACCTGCTGGCGCTCAACGCCGCCATCGAAGCGGCCCGTGCCGGCGAACAGGGTCGCGGCTTCGCCGTGGTCGCCGACGAAGTGCGCGCCCTGGCCAAGCGCACCGCCGACTCCACCGCCGAGATCGATGGTTTGCTGGGCAACCTGGCCAGCCGTACGGCCCAGGTGGCTGCGCAGATGCATGCCAGCCTGGACGTGTCGCAGCAGTCGGTCAGCCGCATCGGCGAGGCACGTGACAGCTTCGGTCAGATCCGTGAGTCGGTGGACGTCATCCGCGACATGAATACGCAGATCGCCACCGCCGCTGAAGAGCAGCACCAGGTGGCCGAAGACATCAACCGCCACATCAGCCAGATCCATGGCGATGCGCAGTTGGTGGCCGAACTGGCGCAGGCGGCGCGGCAGGACTCGCAAAGCCTGGAAGGCCTGTCCAGCGAACTGGATGCGTTGGTGCGCCGGTTCAAGACCTGA
- the cueR gene encoding Cu(I)-responsive transcriptional regulator encodes MNIGQAARRTGLSAKMIRYYESIGLLKPALRSDSGYRLYQQDDLHSLNFIKRSRDLGFSLDEVARLLALWQDRQRASADVKALATQHIEDLNRRIEEMVSLRDTLSELVAHCHGDDRPDCPILQGLADEGSCCH; translated from the coding sequence ATGAACATCGGCCAGGCCGCCCGGCGTACCGGGCTCAGCGCCAAGATGATCCGCTACTACGAGTCCATTGGCCTGCTCAAGCCAGCGCTGCGCAGCGACAGCGGCTATCGCCTCTACCAGCAGGACGACCTGCACAGCTTGAACTTCATCAAGCGCTCGCGCGACCTGGGCTTCTCCCTGGACGAGGTCGCGCGTCTGCTGGCGCTGTGGCAGGACCGCCAGCGCGCCAGCGCCGATGTGAAGGCGCTGGCGACCCAGCACATCGAGGACCTGAACCGTCGGATCGAGGAAATGGTGAGCCTGCGCGACACCCTCAGCGAGTTGGTCGCCCATTGCCATGGCGATGATCGACCCGACTGTCCGATCCTCCAGGGCCTGGCGGATGAAGGCAGTTGCTGCCACTGA
- a CDS encoding heavy metal translocating P-type ATPase — MAATTTFDLPIAGMTCASCVGRVERALQKVDGAAQVSVNLATEQARIQAPASSLPALIDAVRQAGYRVPTHTLELQIGGMTCASCAGRVERALAKLPGVEQVSVNLASERAHLEVLAGTAEAALIAAVEQAGYSARLPRDAHDDRHQAQRRLRRERLAVLAAVLLALPLVLPMLVQPFGLHWMLPAWAQFALATPVQFILGARFYKAAWKAVRAGAGNMDLLVALGTSAGYGLSLYQWAQAPAGMEPHLYFEASAVVIALVLLGKYLESRAKRQTASAIRALEALRPERAVRVIDGSEEEVSISQLRLGDQVLVKPGERFPVDGEVLEGSSHADEALISGESLPVAKAPGDSVTGGAINGEGRLLVRTQALGTETVLARIIRLVEDAQAAKAPIQKLVDRVSQVFVPAVLVLALITLVGWWLAGAPLESALINAVAVLVIACPCALGLATPAAIMAGTGVAARHGILIKDAEALERAHAVNRVVFDKTGTLTSGSPRIVHLQAAAGADHDLLRLAGALQRGSEHPLAKAVLEAGREQGLDIPQVSDSQSLTGRGIQGTVEGRVLALGNRRLLDENELQPDTLLTQANTWEAEGRTLSWLIECSPQRQVLGLFAFGDSLKPGADQAIAALHAQGISSHLLTGDNRGSARVVAQALGIDDVHAEVLPADKAATVNALKQQGVVAMVGDGINDAPALAAADIGIAMGSGTDVAMQAAGITLMRGDPRLVPAALEISHKTYAKIRQNLFWAFIYNLVGIPLAAFGYLNPVLAGAAMALSSVSVVSNALWLKTWKPRDIAVKETP; from the coding sequence ATGGCCGCAACCACCACCTTCGACCTGCCGATTGCCGGCATGACCTGTGCGAGCTGCGTCGGCCGCGTCGAACGCGCGCTGCAGAAGGTCGACGGCGCTGCACAGGTCAGCGTCAACCTGGCCACCGAACAGGCCCGCATCCAGGCCCCGGCCAGCAGCCTGCCAGCGTTGATCGACGCCGTGCGCCAAGCCGGCTACCGCGTACCGACCCACACCCTGGAACTGCAGATCGGCGGCATGACCTGCGCCAGTTGCGCGGGCCGCGTCGAACGGGCACTGGCCAAACTGCCGGGCGTCGAACAGGTCAGCGTCAACCTGGCCAGCGAACGCGCTCACCTGGAAGTACTGGCGGGTACGGCCGAGGCGGCATTGATCGCCGCCGTCGAACAGGCCGGCTACAGCGCCCGCCTGCCGCGCGATGCCCACGACGACCGACACCAGGCTCAGCGTCGCCTGCGCCGCGAGCGCCTGGCGGTACTCGCCGCCGTGCTGCTGGCCCTGCCGCTGGTGCTGCCGATGCTGGTGCAACCGTTCGGCCTGCACTGGATGCTGCCGGCCTGGGCGCAGTTCGCGCTGGCCACGCCGGTGCAGTTCATCCTCGGCGCACGCTTCTACAAGGCCGCCTGGAAAGCCGTGCGCGCAGGCGCCGGCAACATGGACCTGCTGGTCGCGTTGGGCACCAGCGCCGGCTATGGCCTGAGCCTCTATCAATGGGCGCAGGCGCCGGCTGGAATGGAGCCGCATCTGTATTTCGAGGCCTCGGCGGTGGTGATCGCCCTGGTGCTGCTGGGCAAGTACCTGGAAAGCCGCGCCAAGCGTCAGACCGCCAGCGCTATCCGCGCCCTGGAAGCCCTGCGGCCGGAGCGCGCCGTGCGAGTGATCGACGGCAGTGAAGAGGAGGTATCGATCAGTCAGTTGCGCCTGGGCGACCAGGTGCTGGTCAAGCCAGGCGAGCGCTTTCCGGTCGATGGCGAGGTGCTCGAAGGCAGCAGTCATGCCGACGAGGCGCTGATCAGCGGTGAAAGCCTGCCAGTGGCCAAAGCGCCTGGCGACAGCGTCACCGGTGGAGCGATCAACGGCGAAGGCCGCTTGCTGGTGCGCACCCAGGCGCTGGGCACGGAGACGGTACTGGCACGCATCATCCGCCTGGTCGAGGACGCCCAAGCGGCCAAGGCGCCGATCCAGAAGCTGGTGGATCGGGTCAGCCAGGTGTTCGTCCCGGCGGTACTGGTACTGGCGCTGATCACCCTGGTCGGCTGGTGGCTGGCCGGTGCGCCGCTGGAAAGCGCGCTGATCAACGCCGTCGCCGTGCTGGTGATCGCCTGCCCGTGCGCCCTGGGCCTGGCGACACCAGCGGCGATCATGGCCGGCACCGGCGTAGCCGCCCGCCACGGCATCCTGATCAAGGACGCTGAAGCCCTGGAGCGCGCCCATGCGGTGAACCGCGTGGTGTTCGACAAGACCGGCACGCTCACCTCCGGCAGCCCGCGCATCGTTCATTTGCAGGCGGCGGCAGGCGCCGACCATGACCTGCTGCGCCTGGCCGGTGCCCTGCAACGCGGCAGCGAGCATCCGCTGGCCAAGGCCGTCCTGGAAGCCGGGCGCGAGCAAGGCCTGGACATTCCCCAGGTCAGTGACAGCCAGTCGCTGACCGGACGCGGTATCCAGGGCACGGTCGAAGGCCGGGTGCTGGCGCTGGGCAACCGCCGCCTGCTCGACGAGAACGAATTGCAGCCGGACACCTTGCTAACTCAGGCAAACACCTGGGAAGCCGAGGGCCGCACGTTGTCGTGGCTGATCGAGTGCTCGCCGCAGCGCCAGGTGCTGGGCCTGTTCGCCTTCGGCGACAGCCTCAAGCCCGGTGCCGACCAGGCGATCGCCGCCTTGCATGCCCAAGGCATCAGCAGCCACCTGTTGACGGGCGACAACCGCGGCAGCGCCCGGGTGGTTGCCCAAGCCTTGGGCATCGACGATGTACACGCCGAAGTGCTGCCGGCCGACAAGGCGGCCACCGTCAACGCATTGAAGCAGCAAGGCGTGGTGGCCATGGTCGGTGACGGCATCAACGACGCGCCCGCCCTGGCCGCCGCCGACATCGGCATCGCCATGGGCAGTGGCACCGATGTGGCCATGCAGGCCGCCGGTATCACCCTGATGCGCGGCGACCCGCGCCTGGTGCCGGCGGCGCTGGAAATCAGCCACAAGACCTACGCCAAGATTCGGCAGAACCTGTTCTGGGCCTTCATCTATAACCTGGTTGGCATCCCCCTCGCCGCCTTCGGTTACCTCAACCCGGTGCTGGCCGGCGCCGCCATGGCCTTGTCCAGCGTCAGCGTGGTCAGCAACGCCCTCTGGCTCAAGACCTGGAAGCCGCGCGACATCGCCGTCAAGGAGACCCCATGA
- a CDS encoding heavy-metal-associated domain-containing protein yields the protein MHVFNVQGMTCGHCVKAVTQAIQAVDAAAQVEVDLPGRQVKVQSESPAERIVAAIVEEGYQAQLA from the coding sequence ATGCACGTGTTCAATGTTCAAGGCATGACCTGCGGCCACTGCGTCAAGGCGGTGACCCAGGCGATTCAGGCGGTGGACGCAGCAGCCCAGGTGGAGGTGGATCTGCCGGGGCGTCAGGTGAAGGTGCAGAGCGAATCGCCTGCCGAGCGGATCGTCGCGGCGATCGTGGAGGAGGGGTATCAGGCGCAGCTAGCCTGA